One genomic window of Candidatus Bathyarchaeia archaeon includes the following:
- the dapA gene encoding 4-hydroxy-tetrahydrodipicolinate synthase, with the protein MSRIKLDGIFVPHITPFNEREELDEEALRRCVRFWMQGEVSGLVSCGSNGEAPYLSRDERRRVVSVVLDEVDGQTPVIAGTGSISTRETIQLTRDAKDLGVDAALVVTPFYFTPSNRELYEHYRAILEAVDLPIILYSVPKFTSFHLDLSVIVRLASEYENVVGVKDSGDNIGRITSTIRMVSDKISVLAGTTDVTLPTLMQGGRGAVIAIANIFPKTCSDLYKAYKQGDYEQASRLQHYLSHYNDVLIKRYNQLAALKEALNLNGLPAGYPRKPTLPLTREEKRELKKMLKPVKGFPYEHV; encoded by the coding sequence ATGAGCAGAATTAAACTCGATGGCATTTTTGTCCCTCACATAACGCCATTCAATGAAAGAGAGGAGCTCGATGAAGAGGCGCTTCGGCGATGCGTCAGGTTTTGGATGCAGGGTGAAGTTTCCGGCTTAGTGTCATGTGGCAGTAACGGTGAGGCTCCTTATCTTTCACGGGATGAGCGTCGGCGCGTTGTTAGTGTCGTGTTAGATGAAGTCGATGGGCAGACTCCAGTCATCGCGGGGACAGGCAGTATAAGCACACGCGAAACGATTCAGCTCACACGGGACGCGAAGGATCTTGGAGTAGACGCCGCCCTCGTCGTTACACCCTTCTATTTCACACCCTCCAACAGAGAGCTCTATGAGCATTATCGAGCTATCTTGGAGGCGGTTGACCTACCCATCATTCTTTACAGTGTTCCTAAATTTACATCATTCCACCTCGATCTATCGGTAATTGTCCGCCTTGCGTCTGAATACGAAAACGTCGTGGGAGTAAAGGATAGCGGAGATAACATTGGAAGGATAACGAGTACCATTAGAATGGTCAGCGACAAAATTTCTGTACTAGCGGGGACAACTGACGTCACACTTCCAACTTTGATGCAAGGAGGAAGGGGGGCGGTCATCGCCATAGCGAACATATTTCCCAAGACATGCAGCGATCTTTACAAGGCCTATAAACAGGGTGACTACGAACAAGCAAGCAGGCTACAACACTACCTCTCCCATTACAATGATGTGCTCATCAAGCGGTACAATCAACTCGCCGCCCTCAAAGAAGCATTAAACCTCAACGGATTACCTGCCGGCTACCCTAGAAAACCCACATTACCATTAACAAGAGAGGAAAAAAGAGAGCTGAAAAAAATGTTAAAACCCGTAAAAGGCTTCCCGTATGAACACGTCTAA